In Xyrauchen texanus isolate HMW12.3.18 chromosome 32, RBS_HiC_50CHRs, whole genome shotgun sequence, the following proteins share a genomic window:
- the LOC127626126 gene encoding pyrroline-5-carboxylate reductase 1, mitochondrial-like codes for MSVGFIGAGQLAHALVKGFTAAGVIAANRITASSPDTDLPTVSGLRKMGVNFTTSNKEAAHKSDVLFLAVKPHIIPFVLDEIGPDIEDRHLIVSCAAGVTISSIEKKLLQYRTSPKVMRCMTNTPVVVREGATVYATGTHADVEDGKLLEQLMASVGFCTEVEEDLIDAVTGLSGSGPAYAFTALDALADGGVKMGLPRRLAVRLGAQALLGAAKMLLDSEQHPGQLKDNVCSPGGATIHALHFLESGGFRSLLINAVEASCIRTRELQCLADQEKISLAAIKKTTLDKVMQQPGITATSVGTKSRGNLLNNRTGVKKN; via the exons ATGAGTGTTGGCTTTATCGGAGCGGGTCAGCTGGCACACGCCCTGGTCAAGGGCTTCACAGCAGCGG GTGTAATCGCAGCAAACCGAATCACAGCGAGTTCACCTGACACAGATCTGCCCACAGTCTCCGGTCTGAGG AAAATGGGCGTCAATTTTACAACAAGCAACAAGGAAGCTGCACATAAAAGCGATGTTCTGTTCCTGGCGGTGAAACCGCACATCATCCCGTTTGTTCTGGATGAAATCGGTCCAGATATTGAAGATCGTCACCTCATCGTCTCCTGTGCGGCTGGAGTCACGATCAGCTCTATTGAGAAG AAACTGCTTCAGTATCGTACGTCTCCTAAAGTGATGCGTTGTATGACGAACACGCCGGTGGTGGTGCGCGAGGGTGCGACAGTTTACGCCACAGGTACGCATGCTGACGTGGAGGATGGGAAACTGCTGGAGCAGCTGATGGCGAGCGTGGGGTTCTGTACGGAGGTGGAGGAAGATCTGATCGACGCCGTGACGGGACTCAGCGGTAGCGGACCTGCTTAT GCGTTTACGGCACTCGATGCTCTCGCTGATGGAGGGGTGAAGATGGGGTTGCCACGGAGACTGGCGGTGAGACTGGGAGCTCAGGCCTTACTG ggTGCGGCTAAAATGCTCCTGGACTCCGAGCAGCACCCCGGTCAACTGAAAGACAACGTCTGCTCACCAGGTGGTGCTACCATCCACGCGCTGCACTTCCTAGAGAGTGGCGGATTCCGCAGCTTGCTCATAAACGCTGTGGAGGCGTCCTGCATCAGGACACG GGAGCTGCAGTGTCTGGCTGATCAGGAGAAGATTTCTCTGGCTGCGATTAAGAAAACCACGCTGGATAAAGTGATGCAGCAGCCGGGCATCACTGCAACATCAGTGGGCACCAAGAGCAGAGGGAACCTATTGAACAACCGGACCGGAGTCAAGAAAAACTGA